In the Salvia splendens isolate huo1 chromosome 16, SspV2, whole genome shotgun sequence genome, TATTATTCGAACATATTATTTGGGCTGAAGAGGCAATTGTTGTGGCTTACAGACGGACATTTCAGTTCAGACGAAATCTTGCATTTTTTGGAGAACAACAAGTTCCCGTTGGTTACTATAATGACTGAGCTGAACTCCGCTAAAGTATACTCCAGCACGAACAAGCTACAGGTTGCTCTTCCACCACTTGCAGATTATTTTTGCTTTTTTCCAGTTTATAAAAATTCAGTTAGTTCATCTCTAACATTAAAAAGGATTGAAATGTATGTCAACTGTTGAaagtttattttttaatctccCTTGTATGTTCAAATAGGTGTATGTCTTTGCTGAGGATGACGACTTGCAGAAGTTTCTTAAGCCATTACAAGAAATTGCAAAGAAGTTCAATTCACAGGTCTTCTACTCTTAGTCTTTCCTTTTGCCATCGCATTTCTCTGAAATGTTCCTGTGATATTGCAGATGATGTTTGTAGCTGTAGATATTAGAGAGGAAAACCTCGCGAAGCCCTTCCTATCTTTATTTGGTCTCGAAGACTCGGAGGATTCGGTGGTAAAACTCAAGTCATTCTTGCATATCCTTCTTGTATGATTCTTGGTTTAAATATCTCAATCATTTCCTTCTTTTTCGTCTGTAGGTTGTTTCTTTTGACTACAACAGCAACTCGAAGTATCTGCTGGAATCAGATATAACATCAAGAAATATTGAAGTAATAAATTTCTTCTGTAACGCTGTGGATTTCATCTATCATGCATTTTCTCGTTCGGTCATTGTATGTATTGGCATTGCAGGAATTCTGTACCGGCCTCGTGCAAGGAACATTGAAACCATACTTTAAGTCACAAACAATTCCTGATAATGTGAGTTCCTATAAACCACTGCTAGTATTATTTCGTTTCTGCATAACGAATCGATATTTGCGAGATTACATTACATTAGCCTGATGTGAAAAATGAGTATATATGTTGAAGAGTCGACGTTTCATGTTTCCCAAAGAAAATAAATGCTTGTCGAATTTTTTTATTAGGGTATGTACAAGTTTCTTTAACAGCATTAGTAACACGACTCAAATTTCGTTACTGCAGAAAAACGCCAGCATTCTGACTGTAGCGGGAAAGACATTTGATGAGTTGGTCCTTAACAATCTTGCAAACATAGTTCTGGAGGTTTGTTTAGCTTCGAGCTTCCGAAACCTTCTTCGCTCGTGTTCTATATTTCTTTTTTGCacgttttctttgttttgtttatgagcACAATTCGACATAACACAAAGGAAAACTGAAAGAAATCTTTGAAGTCTTGTCATCTCTTATGTTGATGAAGTCTTGACACTGCTCGTTCTTTAGGTCCACACGCCGTGGTGCATCACCTGTGAAACGACGAGCAAGCATGTCCAGAAACTGGCAAAGCACTTCAAGGGGTTGGATAATCTGGTCTTTGCAAGGATAGATGCTTCAACTAATGAACATCCAAAATTGCAGGTAAGACGACATCTCATATACTTGTACCTTCAATCCTTATGTTATAACTGTACGAATTTAGCTAGAACATTTCATCTTGAAAATTGAAATGTATATGCAGGTTGAGGACTATCCAACTCTACTCTTCTACCCTGCAAACGACAAGTCAAATCCGGTATGCCATAGCTGCGTTTCTTAAACTTTCCACTCGTTACAGTCGAGCCTTGTCTTTTTAACGTGTCTCATACGCAGATCACGCTCTCCACAAAGTCCAACTTGAAGGACTTAGCTGCACTCATCAACAAAATTTTGATAACTCAAGATGACGCGACCAAGGATGAATTGTAGTTCGACATACATTGTTGGAAAAGCCGATTTGCCTCCAGGGTTATACGACGAACAAAACCCAGAGATGATATTTGTAGATggaaacaatttgtgaactTATACTGCATAGAAACAAcctatatatttatatctatAAAATTTAGTTTGTAACAAGTCCAATGATAAGAAGAGGGTAGTTGGAGATACATTAACTCTTGATTTTAGTACTTATCAAGAACTTAAATATAGCTTCTTACAACAGGGAAAAACAAGACAAAAGTTTAGTACAAAAGTCTGTACATGAAATGGTCTTTTGAGGCAGCAACTAAGGCTTGTTGTATTCACAAAAGTTGTAAAACCACAAGTCATGCCCTCGGTCTTCGCTTCCGATGATGTTTTCGATTCCAACCCAACCTGTCCAAAATAGAGTAGCATAAACTTGCATTGCTCTCCTCGTTCTTGGCAACGAAACACGATAGAAAATGAGCATACCTAGTGAAATCGCGCTGACAAAGATGGTGAAGGCGAGGATGAAGATGATCAACGACGCCCTACCAAGTATTTTAACGATCTTTCTGACCACGTGGAGCCCCACCAATGCGGCAAAGGTAGCCACTGCAACAAAATAAAGGGCTGCAAGAAAAACCGAAAGGAAGTTAGCTGTCTATGATCGACATCACAGTGAGGTTTCTCAGCTTCCTAAAGGTGAAAGAACATACCGTAGGATGGAGGGAAACGCCTCAAGAGGTAGTATTGTATAACAGACATGGATGCCGAGAATGCCATGACCAGTGTTGCTGTGGCACTCGAGACCTGCATTTCAAGAATTCGAACAAGTTAGCTACATGATCAAGTCTCAAATGAGAAAAAGTTTGGTGTTGTAAGTTTCTCaatgagaaagaaagagatgcaCCTGTGGTGGAACTCCTAGCTCGAGAAACAACGGACCTAAGATGAATCCCCCTCCGAGGCCTAGCAGACCGCCTACGACACCAGCTAATATTCCACAGAAACAGCAAAGAATCAACTGGTATACTGTCCAGTTAATTCCCGGTTGTCCTTTGGATTCAATCACGCTCCAACCCTTATACAAGCAGACAGCCTGATATCCTGAGGCTCCAATTGCAACTGGAATCTACAGATGGagaaaataatgataaaatatgaaaaacacAAAACTCAAGCTACTCCAATGCGTATGAAATGGAGATATTTACCTGCAATAAGGTTACTATCCAAAATGCAACTGAACAAGTGGTCATAAAGTCCTGAAGAAACGtcgtattgttagtgaagactGAAGAAGAAAATTTTGAACAACATAAAATCAGTTTAAACTTGACAGATTAAGTCAAGGATGTACCCTGGAGATGTGGAGCGAGCAGATGACGAGCCAGACAGCAAATAGaaagccgagcttcttccaggAGACGTTGTTGATAACTGAAACCTGCAGAGTTATCCAATCCACCTCAGCAACTAATCTTTCTGAGATGTTGAAGTTTTTATCTCGATACCTCTAATGGTTTTTGCTCATTGAGATTCACTCGATTTTCATCAGTGGCGCCTGTTGGTAGAAGCTTGTATGGAGCTTCTTCGCTTCCATCATATTGTGCTgagattaataaaaaaaacattagcGCATCCATAATTATTTTTCCTCAAAACACTAGTGAGCATAAACAATTCAAGAATCCGACTTACAGTCAGATGCAAACCGCCTAGCAGCTTCCTGTATGGCGAAAGAAACAAGCAAACTGATCAGCCTAAAGGTGTAACATGAAAATCCAAATAAGAAGAAAATTTAAAGCACCTTCTTTATTATGGTCTCTTTCTTCCATGTTTCGACGCCTTTGAAGAAAGCCTTTGCCGAGGTAGCTGTCAAATTGCATATGAGCATATGCAATTGCTTAAGAGAAAAAAGGAAGAGAGAGGCGAGCATATGTTAGTTACCTATGAAGAGAATTATGAGCAAGACAGTAACCATCCATTCTGCCAAAATCACATTGAAAAAAACTCCAATGCTAATTCCAAGAATCAGCATTGGCTGGAAAATAAGAGCTAAATCATAATCAATGATGGGGAGATCGAGGGAAGGATGGCGGAGCTTGATGTTGTAATAGACGGTAGCAAGTGCAGCACCGGTTATCATACCTGATCAAGAAAACGACACAACACTTAAAAAACAAACGGGATACAATCATACAACAATAAGCACATTCTCAGCCATATATGCATACACATGTGTAAACTAGTCAATGTCTAGCACTGAATCTTACACTTTGATATAGCAGTTGATGTTTTCGGGTCGAACCCAACTATCAACACCAGCATCGGAACGAAAATTCCACCTCCACCAACACCTCCAACACTAGCAAGAGCAGCACCAAAGAATCCAATCACAGTACCAGCAACTATTCTCCATCCAAACTCCATATCCTACAATTTACAACCCTTTcataaaatttcaaacaatttgaGCACTAAGTAAtgaaatttcaaacaatttgaGCACTAAGTAATGAAATTTCATAAACAAAATtgctaaataattaaaaatctaaCAGGCCAAACAGGTCTTCCTTGCAAGCCTCTACTTTGCTTCAAGAAACTGGTAATTCTTGTGAAATAATCAGATTCAGAGGCACCATTTTCTTTAGTAGTCATTTGCTCAAGATTCTCCTGAGCTGAAACAATCCCACAAGCTAAAGCTAGTAAAGCAATCAAAATCAGAGCTTTTCCTCTCAAACCCTTGTCACATTCTGCTCTTAACTCAGCCATGAATTCCTCCAAACAAAACCCTACTTGTTTCTTCACCCTGCAAAAAAGATCAAGAATGTTCCTTGAAACCCATGTACCAAAATCAActaaaaacacaaacaaacatcaaAATTCAGGGCAAGGAAAAATGTGGGGAGTTAACCTATCAGAGTGAAGAAACTCAGCAACTTTGagtggaattttttttcttgataaTTTGGGTGGTGAGAATCAGAAGCCTCAGATTCTATCTTTATTTCTCAAATACTACACAAGAAAACAGAAGTGGCATGCAATTATGCAAACATGTTTCCCCCTCTTTACTTTTTTATGCTGCAATTCAAACGAATAAGCAAACAAACAGACCTTTAAATGTAGTTTGTCTCCGGCTCGGTGGCTCAAGCTTCTCTCACCATAAAAAAACGGAACTGTAGCTTTCAAGAGAGAATCTTTTCAAATATTTGTGATGAAATTACTCTCTTCACTCTCAGTCTCTCATGATGAGTTGATGACTTTCATCTCTGCCTTTTTTTCCTCAATGTTACTGCTAATATTTTGGTATGATGTGTAGAATAATATGAgagaattaaaaataattatgataCTCCAACTTTatagtagtaggagtattaatttttgtggCTTAGAGCATTCATGATTCATGACCATGAGACAGCTTAGTAGTTGTACTTCTCCATCATTGCATAtcattttatagtagtatactcttaatatatttatattttgatagGGGAACTCACTGATATTACTACAGTAGTTAACTAATTCCTTCATTTTTGTtatgaaatgaaataaattgaaaacTATAGGTAAACAAAAAATTTGCTACTTTAATTATATCTCATCAATTTTATACTCCTCATTAGTTAAAtcagttattattattattattagaacATAAAGCATAAAAAGTGGATATAATGAGTGTTATAAAAAGCATGAACAAAGTGTAAGAAGACGAGtctattttatactcctataatCTCACTAGGGTCATATtactatttttcactttttgaagcattaaattacattattaaagTCCATTTGACCCACAATAAATTCAATGATACAAAAGCTCCATACCAATTTAAATGCATATCGTTTTCCACAtcacaaaattaaattctaCTCGAGtggtcattttcatttttttttaaattataatttatactcctATAATCATATTCTAAACTATGGATCATTGAACAAAAGTACCCAAATTCCCTGAATTATTAGATTTTTATAATACTACGAACAATGATGTTTTTCTGAGTTGGGGATTCAATCTTTTTTTCCCCAATGAAGTATGTACACTGATGTTTTAATTAGATTTGTTAAGTATAAAGATATGCCTTAATTTGTTCACACTGTAcgtgttttttttcttcatttcgcATGAATCATGCATGATGCATATATTTTTTGCAACTACTCCACGTATGATTAATCCAAATTCAGTTATACGTATATAATTAGCATCAATTTGATAGTACATAGATATcgatttcaaatttaattaaaacataattatCCATACTATACAAAATCTTAATGAGTTGGTCAACATTTCAATTATAGAATTGGTAATACACAAGTATTAATTTCGCTTCTTGACACTTCATATATTCTAATCTATATTATAAGTTGAGTTCGACAATATTCACAAGCTAAGTCCAACTAATTGTAAATATGAACTTATTCATTTGGTTAATCAATGTAAGTCACGTTCAAGAAGCTTCTCACCATTTGAGTATACATAACATAATATAATAATCTCCAACCAATACAAATtaatcatataatattatacCAAGTGTCGAAATCAACCATCTACTTTTTAAATTGCAAATCCAcaaaagaaagaaagctaaactgcaaaagaaagaaagctaactgCCTACTTTTATATTCACAGTAACAATAATGGGGCGTTTGTTTGGTATGATAGCCCTAGATATTGGCTTCTATCTAGGTTCTATCTAGTGTTTGATTGGTATGATATAACTACACGAGGACCCGGTATAAACTCCATGACCCGGAAAGATTTATGATAGCTACATGTCATTTTCATATACGCCTAACCAGGCTGAAGGCTATGATTGAAGTTATGTTGCCGATCCAGATTGTGTTCTACACATCGGTTGTCTAAAACACCCCTCCCCTTCCTCCCCTCACTTCATTTGCTTTCCAACAACTGACGGCAGTCAAGAGGCCACTGAACCCAAATTGCAGAAGCCCTAATTAAGAGGAATGGGGGTGAATGTTCCGAGAATCAAGCTGGGGTCGCAGGGGCTCGAGGTCTCCAAACAAGGCCTCGACTGCATGGGCATGTCAGCCAGCTATGGCCAGCGGAAGCCCGAAGATGAGATGATCCAATTTATACACCACGCCATCAACTCCGGCGTCACGTTTCTCGACACCTCCGACGCCTACGGTCCCCACACCAACGAAATTCTTATTGGAAAGGTATTATTTCTCTCTGCTTAAGTTCTGAATTCAATCGATTGAATTAGTGTATTCGAGTATTCACTCGTGGAGGTTCAATCTGTTTGCGATTTGTGCTAATTAGTTGATTGATCCTGTTTGGTGATTTTCCGCCGAGTATTATTGTTCGAACACTTCAGAGAAGAGATATTCAAGTTAAGATGTACTTGTGCAGTTATGCATTGTGATTTTGACAATCTTCATGATTATTTGAGCTTAATTTATTTGAGGAGATTCTCATGGAGGCTGAGATTTGAATAAAGTGCACTATGATTTTCCTGAACTATTTACTATTATGTTGAAATTGTTGCAGGCTTTAAAAAGGGGTTGAGGGAGAAAGTGCAAATTGCTTCAAACTGGTTCCTTTTCTGCTTCGTATTGTGCCATTGGTTTCATCATTTAAATTTAGTTATTTTGTGGTTTGTAACTTGAAAACTCATCTCCAATTCGATGATGTAtggaaattttattttacaa is a window encoding:
- the LOC121771758 gene encoding sulfite exporter TauE/SafE family protein 3-like; translated protein: MAELRAECDKGLRGKALILIALLALACGIVSAQENLEQMTTKENGASESDYFTRITSFLKQSRGLQGRPVWPDMEFGWRIVAGTVIGFFGAALASVGGVGGGGIFVPMLVLIVGFDPKTSTAISKCMITGAALATVYYNIKLRHPSLDLPIIDYDLALIFQPMLILGISIGVFFNVILAEWMVTVLLIILFIATSAKAFFKGVETWKKETIIKKEAARRFASDSQYDGSEEAPYKLLPTGATDENRVNLNEQKPLEVSVINNVSWKKLGFLFAVWLVICSLHISRDFMTTCSVAFWIVTLLQIPVAIGASGYQAVCLYKGWSVIESKGQPGINWTVYQLILCCFCGILAGVVGGLLGLGGGFILGPLFLELGVPPQVSSATATLVMAFSASMSVIQYYLLRRFPPSYALYFVAVATFAALVGLHVVRKIVKILGRASLIIFILAFTIFVSAISLGWVGIENIIGSEDRGHDLWFYNFCEYNKP
- the LOC121771314 gene encoding auxin-induced protein PCNT115-like, with amino-acid sequence MGVNVPRIKLGSQGLEVSKQGLDCMGMSASYGQRKPEDEMIQFIHHAINSGVTFLDTSDAYGPHTNEILIGKALKRG